GCGGTCTCGGGAAGGTGAAAACAAACGTGGATTCGGGCGTATTTGAAGCAGTGCAGGAAGCAGGCATTGCCGCTTTGAGCGGTTCCCAGGATTGTGTGCGTGAAATGAACAGGACATACAGGGAAAGGCGTGATGCGCTTCTTATTGGCTTGAAGGAACTCGGACTTGCGGTAAAAGCTCCCAGGGCTACGTTCTATGTATGGGCGCATATAAATGGCAGCTCTTCTGATTTTGCCAGGATGCTTCTTGAAGAAGCAGGAATAGTAGCCACGCCCGGCATAGGATTCGGCGAATACGGCGAAGGATATATTCGATTTGCCCTTACGCAGCCGGTGGATAGAATCAATGAAGCTGTTGAAAGAATGCGCAACCTGAATATTGAATGATAAAATCTATCTATGATTAATTTAAGTTGTGAAGATATGCGTTTAATAGAAACTTTTTTGAGCATTTCGGTCATGGTGTGAGCAATGAAAATTGAGCAACTTTTAGCACAGCGCGCACGATTGGTAGACTCCGAACTGCCAGCTCTGCTTGTGGATATAAAACCGCCTGAACTTGCCGGCGCTGTTGCTTATGCCATAGCCTCGAAGGGAAAACGCATCAGACCTGCTCTTGTAACGCTTTCATGCGAAGCGGTGGGAGGAAAGGCTGAGGAGGCATGTTTTGCAGCCGCCTCCATTGAGCTTATACACTCCTCTTCACTGGTGCTGGATGACGTAATCGATAAATCAGAAAAAAGGCGCGGAAGGTACACGATTCATACCCTGTGGGGCAATGACATGGCTCTTCTAACGGTTCAGATTCTTGCAGCCCTGTCACTTAAAATCGCGGCCCGCGACCCGAGACTGATCCATGCAATAGCAGATTCATTGTTCTGCATGGGCGAGGGGGAGGCCATGGAACTTGTGGATTTTGCCAGGGATAAAAAAAGCTATCTTGAGCTGGCTTTCAGGAAAACCGGGTCGCTATTCAGTTCGGCAGCCGAGGTGGGGGCTGTAGTGGGAGGGGGCAATGAGGAGCAGATAAAAGAGCTTACACAATTCGGGAATCATATAGGTATAGCCTTCCAGATTCGGGATGACGTACTGGATTGCATTTCCAAGGAAGAAGACCTCGGTAAACCTGTAAAAAAAGACCTTTTCATGGGAAGACCCTCCATTGTGCTGCTTGATGCTATCAATTCAGGCATTTCGATAGAGAGGATGATGAAATGCAATAACGGGGAACTCATGCATCTTGTTTCGGATTCTATTGACTATGCGCAAAAGGTTGCAAGGGAAGAGATCGAGATTGCAAACTCAAGTATTGAAAACCTGGATGAAAGCCCTGCAAAAAGAAAGCTGGGAGAGCTAAGTGAGTATATCATCAACCGAAGCAAGTAGCAAGACCCCGTATTTTAATACGGGTTTAACAAGAATGCAAAAAGATAGAACAGGTTCTTTTTTCAATTACCTTCCGCAGGGATGCCGTTTATGTTACAAAGGTGCA
The sequence above is drawn from the Candidatus Methanoperedens sp. genome and encodes:
- a CDS encoding polyprenyl synthetase family protein, which gives rise to MKIEQLLAQRARLVDSELPALLVDIKPPELAGAVAYAIASKGKRIRPALVTLSCEAVGGKAEEACFAAASIELIHSSSLVLDDVIDKSEKRRGRYTIHTLWGNDMALLTVQILAALSLKIAARDPRLIHAIADSLFCMGEGEAMELVDFARDKKSYLELAFRKTGSLFSSAAEVGAVVGGGNEEQIKELTQFGNHIGIAFQIRDDVLDCISKEEDLGKPVKKDLFMGRPSIVLLDAINSGISIERMMKCNNGELMHLVSDSIDYAQKVAREEIEIANSSIENLDESPAKRKLGELSEYIINRSK